The following coding sequences are from one Leptospira stimsonii window:
- the blaOXA gene encoding class D beta-lactamase yields MKRIESLYPSEKEESNKGMDLSSIRVPENPLLLRLERIYLRASKPMRLRIEFFLWRGGLFSIVWIFLFSFSFCKTVSEVDRTFDSSGKKGTLIISSLDGSKEWIHDPRRSEERFLPASTFKIPNTLISLQERIVSDENFRFHWNGVRTDVDDWNQDQTLKSAFQRSCVWCYQELAVQVGLKKYETYLQKMEYGNLKTGKDVRSFWLEGDLRISAREQIDFLKKLYLRKFAFDSKYYEILRKIFLVVRNQDFSLFAKTGWVQADPSIGWYVGYLETKTEVWFFALNLDIRDKKDLPLRKEIVFQSFKELGLISDDSPKF; encoded by the coding sequence TTGAAGAGAATCGAGAGCCTCTATCCATCAGAGAAAGAAGAATCAAACAAGGGAATGGATCTTTCTTCGATTCGTGTTCCCGAGAACCCCTTGCTTTTGAGATTGGAAAGAATATATCTTCGAGCCTCGAAACCGATGAGATTAAGAATCGAGTTCTTTCTTTGGCGAGGCGGATTGTTTTCTATCGTATGGATTTTTCTTTTCTCCTTTTCGTTTTGTAAGACCGTTTCAGAAGTCGATCGAACTTTTGATTCTTCCGGAAAGAAGGGAACTCTGATCATCAGTTCTCTGGACGGGAGCAAAGAATGGATTCACGATCCAAGGCGTTCGGAAGAGCGATTTTTACCTGCTTCTACTTTCAAGATTCCGAATACTCTGATTTCTCTTCAGGAAAGAATCGTTTCCGATGAGAATTTTAGGTTTCATTGGAACGGAGTTCGGACCGACGTGGACGATTGGAATCAAGATCAGACACTCAAGAGCGCGTTTCAAAGGAGTTGTGTTTGGTGTTATCAAGAATTGGCGGTCCAAGTCGGTTTAAAAAAATACGAAACGTATTTGCAAAAAATGGAATATGGGAATTTGAAAACCGGAAAGGATGTGAGATCATTCTGGCTGGAAGGTGATTTGAGAATTTCCGCAAGGGAACAAATCGACTTTTTAAAAAAACTCTATCTGAGAAAATTCGCTTTCGATTCTAAATACTATGAAATTCTGAGAAAGATTTTTCTCGTTGTGCGGAATCAGGATTTTTCTCTTTTTGCAAAAACCGGTTGGGTGCAGGCCGATCCTTCCATCGGCTGGTATGTAGGTTATCTGGAAACCAAAACGGAAGTTTGGTTTTTCGCACTCAATCTCGATATCCGTGACAAAAAAGACCTCCCACTCAGAAAGGAAATCGTCTTTCAGAGTTTCAAAGAACTCGGGCTGATTTCGGACGATTCTCCGAAATTTTAG
- a CDS encoding DUF6989 domain-containing protein, which produces MKLSEKHVLGFHIVFTIIAGIILFSPGNLSTGWRMFCIVLVYNAGLPLFSSIWTHERWMDLWFFLLPLSFFQVFPDWFLSQVIGSLEFPADGFPKIGTVSGYMAGLWVIPLFLSTFLSIRYRKRVPDAPAIQSYLIGGLVAFLIFLGSEEFSYLIPVWFAKNVFMIGHVAVYVLIPEFILGAFTAYAYHRTEYASLPEKILWAFLTMCVYLGALAFFFLIMEGTCKIPNPV; this is translated from the coding sequence ATGAAACTCTCCGAAAAACACGTCTTAGGTTTTCACATCGTCTTTACGATCATTGCTGGTATCATTCTTTTTAGTCCCGGAAATCTTTCTACGGGTTGGAGAATGTTCTGTATCGTACTTGTCTATAACGCGGGACTTCCGTTGTTTTCGAGCATCTGGACACACGAACGTTGGATGGATCTCTGGTTTTTTCTTCTTCCCTTAAGTTTCTTTCAGGTCTTTCCCGATTGGTTTCTATCTCAGGTGATAGGCTCTTTAGAATTTCCTGCGGACGGATTTCCTAAGATTGGTACGGTCTCCGGTTATATGGCGGGTCTCTGGGTGATTCCTCTGTTTCTTTCCACGTTTCTCTCGATCCGTTATCGGAAAAGAGTTCCGGACGCTCCAGCGATTCAGAGTTATCTGATCGGAGGTTTGGTCGCCTTTTTGATTTTCTTGGGTTCGGAAGAATTTTCTTATCTGATACCGGTCTGGTTCGCGAAGAATGTTTTTATGATCGGGCACGTTGCCGTTTACGTTCTGATTCCCGAATTCATTCTCGGAGCGTTTACCGCGTATGCGTATCACAGAACGGAATACGCTTCTCTTCCGGAGAAAATTCTCTGGGCCTTTTTGACGATGTGCGTCTATTTGGGAGCGCTCGCCTTTTTCTTTTTGATCATGGAAGGAACCTGTAAAATTCCGAATCCGGTTTGA
- the eno gene encoding phosphopyruvate hydratase produces the protein MSHNSQIQKIHAREIIDSRGNPTVEVDVTLVDGSFGRAAVPSGASTGEYEAVELRDGDKHRYLGKGVLKAVEHVNVRIQEVLKGEDALDQNRIDQLMLDADGTKNKGKLGANAILGTSLAVAKASASYSKLPLYRYIGGNFARELPVPMMNIINGGAHADNNVDFQEFMILPVGAKSFREGLRMGAEVFHSLKGVLKSKNLNTAVGDEGGFAPNLTSNVEAIEVILQAIEKAGYKPEKDVLLGLDAASSEFYDKSKKKYVLGAENNKEFSSSELVDYYANLVSKYPIITIEDGLDENDWDGWKLLSEKLGKKIQLVGDDLFVTNIEKLSKGIASGVGNSILIKVNQIGSLSETLASIEMAKKAKYTNVVSHRSGETEDVTISHIAVATNSGQIKTGSLSRTDRIAKYNELLRIEEELGKSAIYKGRETFYNL, from the coding sequence ATGTCTCATAACTCTCAAATTCAAAAAATACACGCTCGGGAAATCATCGACTCCCGCGGAAATCCTACCGTTGAGGTGGATGTTACCTTAGTAGACGGCTCCTTTGGTAGAGCCGCGGTTCCTTCCGGAGCTTCAACCGGAGAATACGAAGCCGTAGAACTCAGAGACGGCGACAAACACCGTTATCTCGGAAAAGGAGTTCTGAAAGCAGTAGAACACGTAAACGTAAGAATCCAGGAAGTTCTCAAAGGCGAAGACGCACTGGATCAAAATCGAATCGATCAGTTGATGCTCGACGCGGATGGGACCAAAAACAAAGGAAAACTCGGAGCCAACGCGATCCTCGGAACGTCACTCGCCGTTGCCAAGGCGTCCGCGTCTTATTCCAAACTTCCGCTGTATCGTTATATTGGAGGAAATTTCGCGAGAGAACTTCCGGTTCCCATGATGAACATCATCAACGGCGGAGCGCACGCGGACAACAACGTCGACTTTCAGGAATTTATGATTCTTCCCGTGGGAGCCAAAAGTTTCCGGGAAGGGCTCCGAATGGGAGCCGAAGTATTCCATTCTTTAAAAGGTGTGCTCAAAAGTAAGAATCTGAACACGGCCGTGGGTGACGAAGGCGGCTTTGCTCCCAACCTCACGAGCAATGTGGAAGCGATCGAAGTCATTCTTCAGGCGATCGAAAAAGCCGGTTATAAACCCGAAAAGGACGTTTTATTAGGTTTGGATGCGGCTTCTTCCGAGTTTTACGACAAAAGCAAAAAGAAATACGTACTCGGTGCCGAAAATAATAAAGAGTTCTCCAGTTCCGAATTGGTAGATTATTATGCGAATTTGGTCTCCAAATACCCGATCATTACGATCGAAGACGGTTTGGACGAAAACGACTGGGACGGCTGGAAACTACTTTCCGAAAAATTAGGAAAGAAAATTCAGCTTGTAGGAGACGATCTCTTTGTTACAAACATAGAGAAACTTTCCAAAGGAATCGCTTCCGGAGTCGGAAACTCGATCCTGATCAAAGTAAATCAGATCGGTTCCCTTTCCGAAACTCTCGCTTCGATTGAAATGGCAAAAAAAGCCAAATACACGAACGTCGTGAGTCATAGAAGCGGGGAAACCGAAGACGTTACGATCTCTCATATCGCGGTTGCGACTAACTCGGGACAGATCAAGACGGGTTCTCTTTCCAGAACGGATCGAATTGCAAAATACAACGAACTTCTTCGAATCGAAGAAGAACTTGGAAAATCGGCGATTTACAAAGGTAGGGAGACTTTTTATAATCTTTAA
- a CDS encoding septum formation initiator family protein: MTSLSTKVFWFSCFLSGLFYFIVLGESGIVVRSQLEESLASLQLDVERLSYENRQLEEKQRILKNDQVALEREARRFYLLSENAQIIKFRETENVSELKPILASRLNAFRPGKQFPVPPIQFIRIFYAIFASFTCIGVFIKMRKKKLDFSNN; the protein is encoded by the coding sequence ATGACTTCTCTTTCGACAAAAGTCTTTTGGTTCTCATGTTTTCTCTCAGGGCTCTTCTATTTCATCGTCCTGGGAGAATCGGGGATCGTAGTACGTTCCCAACTGGAAGAATCTCTCGCTTCGCTCCAGTTGGACGTGGAAAGACTTTCCTATGAGAATAGACAGTTGGAAGAGAAACAAAGGATTCTAAAAAACGATCAAGTGGCCCTCGAAAGAGAGGCCCGAAGATTCTATCTTTTGAGCGAGAATGCGCAGATCATAAAATTCAGGGAAACGGAGAACGTTTCCGAGTTAAAACCCATTCTCGCTTCCAGACTCAATGCGTTTCGGCCCGGGAAACAATTTCCGGTTCCACCGATCCAATTTATTCGGATTTTCTACGCAATCTTTGCTAGTTTTACTTGTATTGGAGTTTTCATAAAAATGAGGAAGAAGAAACTGGACTTTAGCAACAACTAA
- a CDS encoding ATP-dependent Clp protease proteolytic subunit: protein MPETEKIQEVFEELTGSKISKNFLDHRKIFLWGPVTDESSKDLVGKLLYLEMKDPGKPITFFINSPGGVVTSGMTVFDTIKMITSPVHTVCMGMAASMGSVLLAAGKKGERSIWPNGKVMIHQPSIGGQIVAPATDLKIHAEEILKTKAKLNQILADACGHPVSKLEEDTDRDYYMDAEEALKYGIVDKLATKIDFS from the coding sequence ATGCCAGAAACAGAAAAAATCCAGGAAGTATTCGAAGAACTCACAGGAAGTAAAATTTCTAAAAATTTCCTCGACCACAGAAAGATTTTTCTCTGGGGTCCGGTAACCGACGAATCGTCTAAGGACTTGGTCGGAAAACTCCTTTATCTGGAAATGAAAGATCCAGGAAAACCAATTACGTTTTTTATCAATAGCCCCGGCGGTGTTGTAACTTCCGGAATGACCGTATTTGATACGATCAAGATGATCACTTCTCCGGTTCATACCGTTTGTATGGGAATGGCGGCTTCTATGGGTTCCGTTCTACTCGCGGCGGGAAAAAAAGGAGAACGTTCGATTTGGCCGAACGGAAAAGTGATGATTCACCAACCGAGCATCGGGGGACAAATCGTAGCTCCGGCAACCGATTTAAAAATCCACGCGGAAGAAATTCTCAAAACGAAAGCCAAGTTGAATCAGATTCTCGCGGACGCTTGCGGACATCCCGTTTCCAAACTCGAAGAAGATACGGATCGCGACTATTATATGGACGCAGAAGAAGCTCTTAAATACGGAATCGTAGATAAACTCGCGACTAAAATCGACTTTAGCTGA
- a CDS encoding YheT family hydrolase: MSPEPFKPKRFLKGKHLQTVYSTFFPPTNHLRTTYYVEDILIQLSDGSGDAVWLEHNPPLQHYSSPAPKWNGTYIVMIHGMEGTSDSSYLVALAQNALQRGYGCIRMNLRNCGRGQGFSKGTYNIGQTKDVQDVIDFVWGKLSHRIFLSGFSLSASLVLKYLGERRNHKVEAFSSTNPPLDLLKGCEFIDSAEGRFYRDRFVSEFRKKIKNKVIQLPPELEKNAFETKTFFDFDDLVTAPFFGYRGALDYYQDCSSKHYIPEIRHPGIVIHSEDDPVVPPFDWEKIGWENLPHIQTILTPKGGHVGFLTDPTPEIPDGRWLNKIILDYFDSKVKSGS; this comes from the coding sequence ATGAGTCCTGAACCGTTCAAACCGAAACGTTTTCTAAAAGGCAAACACCTTCAGACCGTCTATAGCACTTTTTTTCCTCCTACAAATCACCTGAGGACGACCTACTACGTCGAAGACATTCTCATTCAATTGAGCGATGGTTCCGGAGACGCAGTGTGGCTCGAACACAATCCTCCTTTACAACACTATTCTTCTCCTGCTCCGAAATGGAACGGAACTTATATCGTGATGATCCACGGGATGGAAGGAACCTCGGACAGTTCTTATCTCGTCGCTCTCGCGCAGAACGCACTGCAGAGGGGTTACGGATGTATTCGGATGAATCTCCGAAACTGCGGAAGAGGACAAGGTTTTTCAAAAGGAACGTATAACATCGGTCAGACGAAGGACGTTCAAGACGTGATCGATTTCGTTTGGGGAAAACTTTCTCATCGGATTTTTCTCTCCGGATTCTCCCTTTCCGCGAGTTTGGTACTAAAATATCTTGGAGAAAGAAGAAACCACAAAGTGGAAGCCTTCTCTTCCACAAACCCTCCTCTTGATCTTTTGAAAGGTTGCGAGTTTATCGACTCCGCAGAAGGAAGATTTTATCGGGATCGTTTCGTTTCCGAGTTTCGAAAGAAGATTAAGAATAAGGTCATACAACTTCCTCCCGAACTCGAGAAGAACGCTTTTGAGACGAAGACGTTCTTTGATTTCGACGATCTTGTGACCGCTCCTTTTTTCGGTTATCGGGGTGCTTTGGATTACTATCAAGATTGTTCGAGTAAACACTATATACCGGAAATCCGTCATCCTGGAATCGTCATTCATTCAGAGGACGATCCGGTTGTTCCTCCCTTTGATTGGGAGAAAATCGGATGGGAGAATTTGCCGCATATTCAGACGATCCTCACTCCCAAAGGCGGTCACGTTGGATTCTTAACCGATCCAACTCCGGAAATTCCGGATGGAAGGTGGTTGAATAAAATTATTCTGGATTATTTCGATTCGAAAGTAAAATCTGGAAGCTGA
- a CDS encoding DUF4416 family protein has protein sequence MNSPKKKPLEKEKLTKPPGASFFIVIAYEDAEMFYSIKAKTEKKFSATLYESNPMPTWKDPEADLWNQFPGRHTKILSFKRRIHREELPSIQKECLAIQNAALEKDSGIRIFPGYLCSHSVVMASIRDDFHRIYLFNGVYAETVYNYQKQKMVSRETSPPFFKTPEAIYFFTSLRESYVQNITKN, from the coding sequence ATGAATTCCCCCAAAAAGAAACCTCTTGAAAAAGAAAAGCTGACCAAACCTCCCGGCGCCTCCTTCTTTATTGTAATCGCGTATGAAGACGCGGAAATGTTTTATTCGATCAAAGCAAAGACCGAAAAAAAATTCTCGGCGACCTTGTATGAAAGCAATCCGATGCCAACTTGGAAGGATCCGGAAGCCGACCTCTGGAATCAATTTCCGGGAAGGCATACGAAAATTCTTTCTTTCAAAAGAAGAATCCACCGAGAAGAGCTACCTTCGATCCAGAAAGAATGTCTTGCGATTCAGAATGCGGCTCTTGAAAAAGACAGCGGAATTCGGATCTTCCCCGGTTATCTTTGCAGTCACTCGGTCGTGATGGCGTCCATTCGGGATGATTTTCATAGAATTTATCTTTTCAACGGTGTTTATGCGGAAACCGTTTACAACTACCAGAAACAAAAGATGGTGAGTCGCGAGACTTCCCCTCCTTTTTTTAAGACGCCCGAAGCGATCTATTTTTTTACGAGCCTGAGAGAATCTTATGTACAAAACATTACAAAAAACTAA
- the lcpA gene encoding complement regulator-acquiring protein LcpA, whose translation MIQCAPSKLEIASVTLCDHFNRMGECLEPVEKNHHYKVEIPNVKKPDTWEKFANYLYFHARETPGFILRFNRKLLPSEAKAIKDSYFATMSLSGTVERMEGFEMGEDWIGSFQYLGSMIKEKLKKENRLGSFPYTNTIFPAEVEFKFNSSLFEGEEKTKINLSFTVLPPEK comes from the coding sequence ATGATTCAGTGCGCCCCCTCTAAATTGGAAATCGCTTCGGTCACTCTCTGCGACCATTTCAATCGAATGGGAGAATGTTTGGAGCCCGTTGAAAAAAACCATCACTACAAAGTTGAAATCCCGAACGTAAAGAAGCCGGATACCTGGGAAAAGTTTGCGAATTATCTGTACTTTCACGCAAGGGAAACTCCCGGTTTTATTCTCCGCTTCAATCGCAAATTACTTCCTTCGGAAGCAAAGGCGATCAAGGATTCTTACTTCGCGACGATGAGTCTTTCCGGAACCGTAGAGAGAATGGAAGGTTTTGAGATGGGAGAGGATTGGATCGGATCCTTTCAGTATCTAGGATCGATGATCAAGGAAAAACTCAAAAAAGAAAACCGACTTGGATCCTTTCCTTATACGAATACGATCTTTCCCGCCGAAGTGGAATTCAAATTCAACTCTTCTCTTTTCGAGGGAGAAGAGAAAACAAAGATCAATTTGAGTTTTACCGTACTTCCGCCTGAGAAATGA
- a CDS encoding diacylglycerol/polyprenol kinase family protein, whose protein sequence is MANSVRFNYARKLWHLLGLIVPVCYYQDVFQGAFGLVNATRAVISMTLVLCLGIILLLEYLRFRFPGFQKFFLSIAGVLMKEEEKTRLNGTLPYFLSCTFVVFLFPPEISILSMLFLVIGDPTAAWVGTFYGKRRFSNGKSVEGILAFIFACAIVGFLFMFISDTYGKQNFLKAEGFVFYNNVLFLIPAILISAVTELYCGTYWNGLIDDNLLIPTVSAVVLGFTAWLVLGVEPSTIFLNPAELFLRI, encoded by the coding sequence GTGGCAAATTCGGTTCGATTTAACTATGCGCGAAAACTCTGGCATCTCCTCGGATTGATTGTTCCTGTCTGTTATTATCAGGACGTCTTTCAGGGTGCTTTCGGTTTGGTCAATGCGACACGCGCCGTAATTTCAATGACCCTCGTCCTTTGTCTGGGAATCATTCTACTTCTCGAATATCTTCGATTTCGGTTTCCCGGTTTTCAAAAATTCTTCCTTTCCATTGCAGGAGTTTTGATGAAAGAAGAGGAGAAGACGAGACTGAACGGGACTCTTCCATACTTTCTTTCATGCACCTTCGTAGTTTTTCTTTTTCCTCCGGAGATTTCGATTCTTTCCATGCTTTTTCTTGTGATCGGTGATCCGACTGCGGCTTGGGTGGGGACATTTTATGGGAAGAGAAGATTTTCCAACGGTAAATCCGTTGAAGGAATTTTAGCGTTTATCTTTGCCTGCGCGATCGTAGGTTTTCTTTTTATGTTTATTTCCGATACTTACGGAAAACAAAACTTTTTAAAAGCTGAAGGTTTCGTATTTTATAATAACGTTCTATTCTTAATTCCTGCGATTTTGATTTCCGCGGTTACGGAACTCTATTGCGGGACCTATTGGAACGGTTTGATCGATGATAACCTTTTGATTCCTACCGTTTCCGCCGTTGTTTTAGGTTTCACCGCTTGGCTCGTTCTTGGAGTCGAGCCCTCCACGATTTTCTTAAATCCGGCAGAACTATTCCTGAGAATTTAA
- a CDS encoding STAS domain-containing protein produces the protein MILNEIIISTEKIDNVQVMKLQGSINSFTEKKFREQLSNSIRSGPVILDLEEVSLISSRGIQSLKEMNQLSFTSRNKLVLIHPTDSVKNAIKMAALNGLFLIAPDEESALKMTMKNR, from the coding sequence ATGATCCTGAACGAAATCATCATTTCTACGGAGAAAATCGACAACGTTCAGGTTATGAAGCTCCAGGGTTCCATCAACTCATTTACTGAAAAAAAGTTCCGAGAACAACTTTCCAATTCGATCCGTTCCGGACCGGTGATCTTAGATTTGGAAGAAGTGAGTTTGATCTCTTCAAGAGGAATTCAATCCCTCAAAGAAATGAATCAGTTGAGTTTTACTTCTCGGAATAAATTGGTCCTCATTCATCCGACCGACTCCGTGAAGAACGCGATTAAGATGGCGGCGCTCAATGGTCTTTTTCTAATCGCTCCCGATGAAGAATCGGCCTTGAAAATGACGATGAAAAATAGGTAG